From the genome of Ectobacillus sp. JY-23, one region includes:
- the tig gene encoding trigger factor — protein MAVKWEKLEGSVGVLTVEVEAQEVTKGLDAAFKKVVNRINEPGFRKGKMPRVLFEKKYGVESLYQDALDFILPRAYTQAIDETGIFPVAQPEINIEQMEKGKNLIFTAKVTVKPEVKLGEYKGLELEKMETAVTDEDVANELKTLQERNAELVVKEEGVVENGDTAIIDFEGFVNGEAFEGGKAENYSLEIGSGSFIPGFEEQLVGLKAGESKDVEVTFPEEYHAEELKGQPAVFKVTVHEIKAKQVPALDDEFAKDVNEEVATLDELKAKLRADLEESKKNEAENKLRNDAVEKAVANAEVEIPEAMIETELDRMVREFDQRLQAQGMSMELYFQFTGQDEAKLKEQMKEEAAPRVKTNLVLEAIIEAEGIEATDEEANEEVNKMAEMYNMPVDAVKQALGSLEGLKEDLKIRKAVEFLVENSK, from the coding sequence ATGGCTGTAAAATGGGAAAAGTTAGAAGGTAGCGTAGGTGTCCTAACTGTAGAGGTTGAGGCACAAGAAGTAACGAAGGGTTTGGACGCGGCATTTAAAAAAGTTGTAAACCGCATTAATGAGCCTGGATTCCGTAAAGGAAAAATGCCACGCGTATTGTTCGAAAAGAAATACGGTGTAGAGTCTCTTTACCAAGATGCATTAGACTTCATCTTGCCACGTGCATACACACAAGCAATTGATGAAACAGGCATTTTTCCTGTTGCGCAACCTGAAATTAACATCGAGCAAATGGAAAAAGGCAAAAACCTTATTTTCACTGCTAAGGTAACAGTTAAACCAGAAGTAAAGCTTGGCGAATACAAAGGTCTTGAGCTTGAAAAAATGGAAACAGCTGTAACAGATGAGGACGTAGCAAACGAATTGAAAACTTTGCAAGAGCGCAACGCTGAGCTTGTTGTAAAAGAAGAAGGCGTAGTAGAAAATGGCGATACAGCAATCATTGATTTCGAAGGTTTCGTAAACGGCGAAGCATTCGAAGGTGGCAAAGCTGAGAACTACTCTCTTGAAATCGGATCTGGTTCTTTCATCCCAGGTTTTGAAGAACAGTTGGTTGGTCTAAAAGCTGGCGAGTCTAAAGACGTAGAAGTAACATTCCCTGAAGAGTACCATGCAGAAGAGCTTAAAGGTCAACCTGCAGTATTCAAAGTGACTGTTCACGAAATCAAAGCAAAACAAGTTCCTGCTTTAGACGATGAGTTCGCTAAAGATGTGAACGAAGAAGTAGCAACTCTAGATGAGTTAAAAGCAAAACTTCGCGCAGATCTTGAAGAAAGCAAGAAAAATGAAGCAGAAAATAAACTTCGCAACGATGCAGTAGAAAAAGCTGTAGCAAACGCTGAAGTTGAAATTCCGGAAGCAATGATCGAAACTGAGCTTGATCGTATGGTTCGTGAGTTTGACCAACGCCTACAAGCGCAAGGTATGAGCATGGAGCTTTACTTCCAATTCACTGGACAAGATGAAGCTAAGTTGAAAGAGCAAATGAAAGAAGAAGCAGCACCACGCGTAAAAACAAACCTTGTATTAGAAGCGATCATCGAAGCTGAAGGTATTGAAGCTACAGATGAAGAAGCAAACGAAGAAGTAAACAAAATGGCTGAAATGTACAACATGCCAGTTGATGCTGTAAAGCAAGCTCTTGGTAGCCTAGAAGGCCTAAAAGAAGATCTTAAAATCCGTAAAGCTGTTGAATTCTTAGTAGAAAACAGCAAGTAA
- a CDS encoding tetratricopeptide repeat protein, whose product MKNEETVVLFPNLAARLKENGFQALQSKDFSKALAYFDQMRAHDMHDERTEFGAVVCLMETEEWKEARARCKELLADQHTFDVNVLDMYMSILVHLNDYTGISQMAKQINEYPLQEEQRKKLESLVLFAQKMQQEPPKSMNHEFKTIFAGTDIVAQLQALQTLKQQGTVYAFPFLKTFLSDAHKHPYVKTAVLHLLKEHEVEEEVTVSKYGLSERVVPFHLLEVSEMPFTKAVLQELDNRLSQENPTLLEAISAYWLQLQTLVFPLSLQPNDPKLWAVALEMIGNDRFAMHEADTGYEEENAVFQQLLEEAQHMLLRIETEGFLPL is encoded by the coding sequence ATGAAAAATGAAGAAACGGTTGTATTATTTCCTAATTTAGCAGCTCGTTTAAAAGAGAACGGTTTTCAGGCATTACAGTCTAAAGATTTTAGCAAAGCACTTGCTTATTTTGATCAAATGCGCGCACACGATATGCATGATGAACGCACTGAATTTGGTGCGGTTGTGTGCTTAATGGAGACGGAGGAATGGAAAGAAGCTAGAGCGCGCTGTAAAGAATTGCTTGCCGATCAACATACATTTGATGTGAATGTACTGGATATGTATATGAGCATTCTTGTTCACTTGAATGACTATACAGGAATCTCTCAAATGGCAAAACAAATAAACGAGTACCCCCTACAAGAAGAGCAGAGAAAGAAGCTAGAAAGTTTAGTGTTATTTGCTCAAAAGATGCAGCAAGAACCGCCAAAGAGCATGAACCATGAATTTAAAACAATCTTTGCAGGAACAGATATCGTTGCGCAGTTACAAGCGTTGCAAACCTTAAAACAACAAGGTACGGTATATGCGTTTCCTTTTCTAAAAACATTTTTATCTGATGCGCACAAGCATCCGTACGTCAAAACGGCAGTACTGCATTTACTGAAGGAGCATGAAGTAGAAGAAGAAGTGACAGTGAGTAAGTATGGTTTAAGTGAGCGAGTTGTGCCCTTCCATCTACTTGAAGTTAGTGAAATGCCATTTACGAAGGCGGTTTTACAAGAATTAGATAATCGATTGAGTCAGGAAAATCCTACTTTGCTTGAAGCGATATCTGCCTATTGGCTACAGTTGCAGACACTTGTGTTTCCGCTTTCTTTGCAGCCGAATGACCCGAAATTATGGGCCGTTGCCTTAGAAATGATTGGAAATGATAGGTTTGCCATGCATGAAGCAGATACGGGGTATGAAGAAGAAAACGCTGTGTTTCAGCAACTTTTAGAGGAAGCGCAGCATATGCTGCTCCGTATTGAAACCGAAGGATTTTTACCCCTGTAA
- a CDS encoding SDR family oxidoreductase has translation MLAGQTAIITGASRGIGKAVAYKLAEQGVKLSLIGSSEEIYTVKEELVQRGYEVLAFQVDVSSEEGVQQVVTETLKAFGSIDILLNNAGIGVFKTVEETNVEEWKRLFEVNVQGVFVCAKAVVPHMKARKAGTIITISSDVGRYTIPNGAAYTATKYAVQGFSGSLAQEMREYGVRVGTINPGMVDTYFAGGTQGVPEKQEWIKVDDVASAVVYMASAPKHLIIDEIVLHPLIQNYPIA, from the coding sequence ATGTTGGCAGGACAAACAGCTATTATTACGGGTGCTTCGCGCGGAATTGGTAAAGCGGTTGCATACAAACTAGCGGAACAAGGCGTAAAGTTAAGTCTAATTGGCAGCAGTGAAGAAATTTATACAGTTAAAGAAGAGCTCGTACAAAGGGGCTATGAAGTTTTGGCGTTTCAAGTGGATGTATCTAGTGAAGAAGGCGTTCAACAAGTTGTTACAGAAACGCTTAAGGCGTTCGGCTCCATCGATATATTGCTTAATAATGCGGGTATTGGTGTATTTAAAACAGTCGAAGAAACAAATGTGGAGGAATGGAAGCGTCTGTTTGAAGTGAATGTACAAGGTGTATTTGTATGTGCAAAAGCGGTAGTCCCGCATATGAAGGCGCGTAAGGCTGGCACAATTATTACTATCTCCTCAGATGTTGGTCGTTATACAATTCCAAACGGCGCTGCCTATACGGCAACAAAATATGCGGTGCAGGGCTTTAGTGGTTCATTGGCGCAAGAAATGCGTGAATATGGGGTTCGTGTTGGCACAATTAATCCAGGAATGGTAGACACATATTTTGCAGGTGGTACGCAAGGAGTACCAGAAAAGCAAGAGTGGATTAAGGTCGATGATGTTGCATCCGCCGTTGTGTATATGGCAAGTGCACCAAAACATCTTATCATTGATGAAATCGTCCTGCATCCGCTTATTCAAAACTATCCAATTGCATAA
- a CDS encoding AAA family ATPase: MSKSGFYIHKLIVTGDNVENVSIEFKKGLNIISGPSDTGKSYIFECINYMLGSSNEPKKIKESEGYSSVLLEIILYNGEIYTLKRSFGQDNVEVYPGLSHTVSQGSLNILDIKHNKDRTDNLSAFLLNKSGYKHPSYVRKNKKGETRTLSFRDLPIYITISEDKIIKVDSPVLSGQFTKSSVEKSIFKLIISGLDDSGDKSGQDENTSSTTKLVGQKELLDKLIEQEEAELVALALTDSTSESILENQMKEIEVKLEQVSQEIEQQTKDRRILWNKIEEDKSKSIAVLELIKRFKLLKEHYDSDLRRLKFVIEGNYYFSQLNFAICPYCSQRIENGNCNVNNCGANHHNNDDLVISAEAEMNKIKLQLLDLESTIEQSEVEYNELVNVINENQRKYNEISERINQILEPQELNLQSLLNSYIRERDSLTKYNLMLSKIADLNDKKTAIEDKLKKKPKTITTSEDNGVVLSSYNEFCTYMSRTLKRWKFSKNPNVIYMDGVFYVDSKSTKDYGKGYRAIIYSAFAISMLEFCRENNKPHPGFIVLDSPLTTYKGKKSEEDVNEDIQSAFFNDVALLHKDMQIIILENKEPSNDIKEKINYVQFTKDSNDGRYGFFYEIEGNEK; this comes from the coding sequence GTGAGTAAATCTGGGTTTTATATCCACAAACTTATAGTTACTGGAGATAATGTGGAAAATGTATCTATAGAATTTAAAAAGGGATTGAACATTATCTCTGGGCCGTCTGATACAGGGAAGTCGTATATTTTTGAATGTATAAATTATATGTTAGGTTCATCAAATGAGCCTAAGAAGATAAAGGAAAGCGAAGGATATTCTTCTGTCTTACTGGAGATTATATTATATAATGGAGAAATTTACACACTCAAACGGAGTTTTGGACAGGACAATGTTGAAGTTTACCCCGGGTTAAGCCATACTGTATCACAGGGGTCTCTAAATATTTTGGATATTAAGCATAATAAGGATAGAACTGATAATCTATCTGCCTTCTTACTTAATAAATCAGGTTATAAACATCCTAGTTATGTTAGAAAAAATAAAAAGGGTGAAACACGTACTTTAAGCTTTAGAGATTTACCTATATACATAACTATTAGTGAAGATAAAATAATAAAAGTAGATTCACCTGTTTTATCTGGTCAGTTCACTAAATCAAGTGTAGAAAAATCAATTTTTAAACTTATTATATCTGGGTTAGATGATAGCGGAGATAAAAGTGGCCAAGATGAAAATACATCTTCAACAACTAAATTGGTAGGGCAAAAAGAGTTGCTGGATAAATTGATAGAACAGGAAGAGGCAGAACTAGTAGCTTTGGCGCTGACTGACTCGACATCTGAATCAATATTAGAAAACCAGATGAAAGAAATTGAGGTCAAACTTGAGCAAGTAAGTCAAGAAATTGAACAGCAAACTAAGGACAGAAGAATTTTATGGAATAAAATAGAGGAGGATAAGTCGAAAAGCATAGCTGTTCTAGAATTGATAAAGAGGTTTAAGCTTCTTAAAGAACATTATGATAGTGATTTACGCAGATTGAAATTCGTAATAGAGGGAAATTACTACTTTTCTCAATTGAATTTTGCTATATGTCCTTATTGCAGTCAGAGAATAGAAAATGGGAATTGTAATGTTAATAATTGTGGGGCAAACCACCATAATAATGATGATTTAGTTATTTCTGCGGAAGCTGAAATGAATAAAATAAAACTACAATTATTAGATTTAGAGTCAACGATCGAACAATCCGAAGTTGAATATAATGAATTAGTTAACGTAATTAACGAAAATCAGAGAAAATACAATGAAATAAGTGAGAGAATAAATCAAATATTGGAACCACAAGAATTAAATTTGCAGTCATTGCTAAACTCCTATATTCGAGAAAGAGATTCACTGACGAAATACAATCTAATGCTATCAAAAATAGCAGATTTAAATGATAAGAAAACAGCGATAGAGGATAAACTTAAAAAGAAACCAAAAACAATAACAACATCAGAGGATAATGGAGTAGTATTAAGCTCTTATAATGAATTTTGTACCTATATGTCAAGAACGTTGAAAAGGTGGAAGTTTTCTAAGAACCCTAATGTAATCTATATGGATGGTGTTTTTTATGTTGATTCAAAATCAACAAAAGATTATGGGAAAGGGTATCGGGCTATTATTTATAGTGCGTTTGCAATTTCGATGTTGGAGTTTTGTAGAGAGAACAATAAACCTCATCCAGGTTTCATTGTTCTTGACTCTCCTTTAACAACATACAAAGGTAAAAAGTCTGAGGAAGATGTGAATGAAGATATTCAGTCAGCTTTTTTTAATGATGTAGCTTTGTTACATAAAGATATGCAAATCATTATTCTCGAAAATAAAGAACCAAGTAATGATATCAAAGAAAAGATTAATTATGTACAATTCACAAAAGATTCTAATGATGGGAGATATGGTTTTTTCTATGAAATAGAGGGAAATGAGAAATGA
- a CDS encoding ABC-three component system middle component 2 produces MMKNKFYSKRNINVFNTPIEIGLRALIILNELSGESIDLNRLVIYDYLVTHSSDFNEGMNSLHPPSPHRSGELIIKRKIMQEGINLMYSKELLDIEYTKDGIYYKANQLSSFFIGYLDSTYALNLMKFSKMVIQRFKYYSDKELSLFVKVNIPKWGSEFTKESLVRGDI; encoded by the coding sequence ATGATGAAGAATAAATTTTATTCTAAGAGAAATATAAATGTATTTAACACACCTATAGAAATAGGATTAAGAGCTTTAATAATATTAAATGAATTATCAGGAGAATCAATTGATCTAAATAGGTTAGTTATCTACGATTATCTCGTAACGCATAGTAGTGACTTTAATGAGGGGATGAATAGTCTACATCCACCAAGTCCACATCGTTCTGGAGAACTTATTATTAAGAGGAAAATTATGCAAGAAGGAATTAATTTAATGTATTCAAAGGAACTCTTGGATATTGAATATACTAAGGATGGTATTTATTACAAGGCTAATCAATTAAGTTCATTCTTTATTGGTTATTTGGATTCTACTTATGCGTTAAATCTAATGAAGTTTTCTAAAATGGTAATTCAGAGATTTAAGTACTATTCAGATAAGGAATTAAGTTTATTTGTAAAAGTAAATATACCGAAATGGGGTAGTGAATTTACTAAAGAATCACTGGTGAGGGGGGATATTTAG
- a CDS encoding ABC-three component system protein: MNDIDNEELIELAEPKYNTKVSNLQLLTGSYIPPIDRLKIVSPSEFEEIVEEWLYGYLSKKYEKVIRVAGAGDKGRDVIAFERYSKDGDEIWDNYQCKHYNAPLTPSEMWVEFGKVCYYTYKGDYSIPRKYYFVSPHGVGGKLFDFIMNPNTLKSELIKEWDKNCLKKITKVEEVHLKGNFKKYVEGFDFSIFDVINPAELIAQYQQTIYFPFRFGGGLRKLPDRPSKAPDEIKQEELLYVKKLYDAYANHKNKRIDSISDLKQYKVLMNHFNRQRTYFYQAESLKVFERDSIPEGVNAFEELKDQIYHGIIDTVYSEHKDGFERVKATTERAMNITISSDNIFSDIVNGKDKSGICHHLANDEKYIEEEEIIWVIDDEE, encoded by the coding sequence ATGAATGATATTGATAATGAAGAATTAATTGAACTAGCAGAACCGAAATATAATACAAAGGTTTCTAATCTTCAATTATTAACAGGTAGTTATATACCGCCTATTGACCGACTCAAAATAGTTTCGCCAAGTGAGTTTGAGGAAATAGTAGAAGAATGGTTGTACGGTTATCTTAGTAAAAAATACGAAAAAGTTATACGTGTTGCAGGTGCAGGAGATAAAGGTAGAGATGTTATTGCTTTTGAAAGATATTCTAAGGATGGGGATGAAATCTGGGATAATTATCAATGTAAGCATTATAATGCTCCGCTTACTCCTTCTGAAATGTGGGTTGAGTTTGGCAAGGTTTGCTACTACACGTATAAAGGGGATTATAGCATCCCAAGGAAATATTATTTTGTTTCACCTCATGGGGTAGGGGGGAAACTATTTGATTTTATTATGAACCCAAATACTTTAAAATCAGAACTTATTAAAGAGTGGGATAAAAATTGTCTTAAGAAAATTACAAAAGTTGAGGAAGTACATTTAAAAGGAAATTTTAAAAAATATGTTGAAGGATTTGATTTTTCGATATTTGATGTAATTAATCCCGCTGAGTTAATTGCGCAATATCAACAGACTATTTATTTTCCATTTAGATTTGGTGGTGGGCTTAGAAAATTACCCGATCGTCCAAGTAAGGCTCCTGATGAAATTAAACAAGAAGAACTTCTTTATGTAAAAAAATTATATGATGCTTATGCAAATCATAAAAATAAAAGGATAGATAGCATAAGTGATTTGAAGCAATATAAAGTTTTAATGAATCACTTCAATAGACAAAGAACATATTTTTATCAAGCAGAATCTTTGAAGGTTTTCGAAAGAGATTCAATTCCAGAAGGTGTAAATGCTTTTGAAGAGTTAAAAGACCAAATTTATCATGGAATAATTGATACTGTTTACTCCGAACATAAAGATGGATTTGAGCGCGTTAAAGCTACCACAGAAAGGGCAATGAATATTACTATTAGTTCAGATAATATTTTCAGTGATATTGTTAATGGGAAGGATAAGAGTGGTATATGTCATCACTTGGCAAATGATGAAAAATATATAGAGGAAGAAGAAATAATCTGGGTGATAGATGATGAAGAATAA
- a CDS encoding helix-turn-helix domain-containing protein — protein MVRKLGKKELKQMVEFEKKESYLLMPNNLFEILSKDEELMRVKAPHVAIAYTYIYFITWLYRYAKYGVMDLDNVTERKIKYILGLSETNKEINYIIKKNGVLDRLGITKTVSFLEAPVRWYFYEEDTSCPQWVYFEEMNRSLKDIDKHTNVKKRKIKEPLFATSEREVNDSIYNGTFYNKEYTHQIPFEVFIECVTNPNLGCTAFYIYGYLASRCALNGGYIEVSVETISKRTGIKPTTRDKVLDALKKFGLIGCSPEDFVIERGEHKTDANTYWVHRDASRFTTTPINYQKRKVIHSSRLQDNEN, from the coding sequence ATGGTTAGAAAGTTAGGCAAGAAAGAATTAAAACAAATGGTGGAGTTTGAAAAAAAGGAGAGCTATTTATTAATGCCAAATAACCTTTTTGAAATATTGTCTAAGGATGAGGAGTTGATGCGCGTAAAAGCCCCACATGTTGCAATAGCTTATACGTATATCTATTTCATTACGTGGCTATATCGCTATGCTAAATATGGGGTTATGGATTTGGATAATGTAACCGAGAGGAAGATAAAGTACATATTAGGGTTATCAGAAACAAATAAAGAAATCAATTATATAATTAAAAAGAATGGAGTATTAGACAGGTTAGGGATTACTAAAACAGTATCGTTTCTAGAAGCGCCTGTAAGATGGTACTTTTATGAAGAAGATACGAGTTGTCCACAATGGGTTTATTTTGAGGAAATGAATCGAAGTTTAAAGGATATAGACAAACATACAAATGTTAAGAAAAGAAAAATAAAAGAGCCTTTATTTGCAACAAGTGAAAGAGAGGTTAATGACAGCATATACAATGGTACTTTTTACAATAAGGAATATACTCACCAAATCCCTTTTGAAGTGTTTATTGAGTGTGTGACCAATCCTAATTTAGGGTGCACTGCTTTTTATATCTATGGATATCTAGCAAGTCGTTGTGCTTTAAATGGGGGTTATATTGAAGTGTCAGTGGAGACTATAAGTAAGAGAACAGGTATCAAGCCTACAACAAGAGATAAAGTGCTAGACGCTCTTAAGAAGTTTGGCTTAATTGGTTGTTCACCAGAGGACTTCGTGATTGAGCGGGGAGAGCATAAAACAGATGCAAATACATATTGGGTACATAGGGATGCGAGTCGTTTTACAACAACTCCAATAAATTATCAAAAACGTAAAGTAATCCATTCTTCAAGGTTACAGGATAATGAAAATTAG
- a CDS encoding site-specific integrase: MTKRKGLLDISVDVKGLLQELPNSRSDASKPEAKLSESFAKVSGSISVMEALDVVTRQMRVSGYRSRTISDYILHVEHFQSVTKVKYVADISANTIYLWLDSMKVSNQTKLTRLKCLKAFLSRCFDNRWIEMKFWKTINIKVDQKVKEGATEHEVNVLLSVLDLGNFIQLRDAVAVLLMFKTGIRINTLVQLEERHIDFRNNVLNLEGSIMKNHQQIKLPFDDLLKRLLEVLIQHNAVIRQEYNKRNNLLFITKYGDVISTSPTHNNIQKRLNKYAKMYGLKNINPHALRRGFARSLLDKGAGVSVISKALGHSDLSVTTKYLHLDIEEVANSLRTYL, from the coding sequence TTGACTAAGAGAAAAGGTTTGCTTGATATTAGTGTGGATGTAAAGGGATTATTGCAGGAGTTGCCTAATAGTCGATCTGATGCCTCGAAACCAGAAGCGAAGCTATCTGAGTCGTTTGCTAAAGTGAGTGGGTCAATAAGCGTTATGGAAGCTCTAGACGTTGTTACAAGGCAAATGAGGGTGAGCGGTTACAGAAGCCGTACTATCAGTGACTATATTCTTCATGTAGAGCATTTTCAAAGTGTAACAAAAGTGAAGTATGTAGCAGATATTTCAGCTAACACGATTTACCTTTGGTTAGACAGTATGAAAGTCAGTAATCAAACGAAGTTAACACGTCTAAAGTGTTTGAAAGCTTTTCTTTCCCGCTGTTTTGATAATCGTTGGATTGAGATGAAGTTTTGGAAAACAATTAATATCAAGGTCGACCAAAAGGTGAAAGAAGGGGCTACAGAGCATGAGGTGAATGTCCTGCTGTCTGTATTGGATTTGGGCAATTTCATACAATTAAGGGATGCTGTAGCCGTCCTGTTGATGTTTAAAACGGGTATCCGTATTAATACTTTGGTTCAGCTTGAGGAGCGCCATATAGACTTTAGAAACAATGTGTTGAATTTAGAAGGTAGCATAATGAAGAATCATCAGCAGATTAAATTGCCCTTTGACGATTTATTGAAACGGTTGTTAGAGGTATTGATACAACATAATGCGGTCATTAGACAGGAATACAATAAAAGAAATAACTTGCTTTTTATTACTAAGTACGGTGATGTTATATCAACTTCACCTACACACAACAACATTCAGAAACGGCTAAATAAGTATGCTAAAATGTATGGCTTGAAAAATATTAATCCTCATGCGCTAAGAAGAGGATTTGCTCGATCGTTGCTTGATAAAGGAGCGGGCGTTTCTGTAATTTCTAAAGCGTTGGGTCACAGTGATTTGTCTGTTACAACCAAATACCTGCATTTAGATATTGAGGAAGTAGCAAATAGTTTGCGTACCTATTTATGA
- a CDS encoding metallophosphoesterase, with amino-acid sequence MNCKVLIVSDSHGMTGELIELYNRHDADVYIHCGDSELPATHPALAGYSVVKGNCDFESAYPTNYVEKVNGVSIFVTHGHLYNVKMTLQKIWYKAKEAGAHVACFGHSHLMGAELIEDVLLINPGSILLPRGRRERTYALLEVQNKQATVIFYELSGKEVAKESFVLQ; translated from the coding sequence ATGAACTGTAAGGTACTTATTGTCAGCGACAGTCACGGGATGACGGGAGAATTAATAGAATTATACAACCGACATGATGCGGATGTATATATTCATTGCGGTGACTCAGAGCTGCCAGCCACACATCCGGCACTTGCGGGCTATTCTGTTGTGAAAGGAAACTGCGATTTTGAATCTGCATACCCTACCAACTATGTAGAAAAAGTGAATGGTGTGTCTATCTTTGTGACGCATGGCCATCTTTATAATGTGAAAATGACACTGCAGAAGATCTGGTATAAAGCGAAGGAAGCAGGAGCGCATGTTGCCTGTTTCGGTCATTCACATCTAATGGGTGCGGAGCTGATTGAAGATGTGTTGTTAATCAATCCCGGCAGCATCTTGCTGCCGCGCGGCCGGAGGGAGCGTACCTATGCGCTCTTGGAGGTGCAAAACAAACAAGCAACCGTCATTTTTTATGAGTTAAGCGGCAAAGAAGTGGCAAAAGAATCATTTGTACTGCAGTAA
- a CDS encoding XTP/dITP diphosphatase — protein sequence MKSVVIATKNMGKVRDFEQLFSRYGLRVKSLHDFPHIEEVEETGETFEANAILKAEALCKQLGHTVIADDSGLIVDALSGKPGVHSARYAGEPKDDQKNIEKVLEELTDVPKDKRKARFYCALAVAFTDESKKPVIVNGTCEGIILEQPRGTNGFGYDPIFYVEEYKAAMAELSSQQKNEISHRGRALRKLEEKIPEWFLDDEL from the coding sequence ATGAAGAGTGTTGTAATCGCAACAAAAAATATGGGCAAGGTACGCGATTTTGAGCAGTTGTTTTCCCGCTATGGATTACGTGTAAAGTCACTGCATGATTTTCCTCATATTGAAGAAGTGGAAGAAACAGGTGAAACGTTTGAAGCGAATGCGATTTTGAAAGCTGAAGCGTTATGTAAGCAGCTAGGACATACAGTGATTGCGGACGATTCAGGACTCATTGTTGATGCATTGTCAGGGAAGCCGGGTGTACATTCTGCACGCTATGCAGGAGAGCCAAAGGACGACCAAAAAAATATTGAGAAGGTACTAGAGGAACTTACAGATGTACCGAAAGATAAGCGAAAAGCACGCTTTTACTGTGCTCTTGCAGTCGCTTTTACAGATGAAAGCAAAAAGCCTGTGATTGTGAATGGTACTTGTGAAGGCATTATTTTAGAACAGCCGCGCGGCACGAACGGTTTCGGTTATGATCCAATTTTTTATGTGGAAGAGTATAAAGCAGCGATGGCGGAGTTATCATCTCAGCAAAAAAATGAAATTAGCCACCGGGGACGAGCGCTTCGCAAGCTGGAGGAAAAAATTCCAGAGTGGTTTTTAGACGATGAACTGTAA
- the rph gene encoding ribonuclease PH, whose protein sequence is MRVDGRQNKELRRIHIQTNYLKHPEGSVLIEVGDTKVICAASIDDRVPPFMRGEGKGWITAEYAMLPRATEQRTIRESSKGKVSGRTMEIQRLIGRALRAVVDLEALGEKTVWIDCDVIQADGGTRTASITGAFVAMVLAFQKLVENGKLTHIPVKDYLAATSVGIIDEHGVVLDLNYTEDSAANVDMNIIMTGKGHFVEVQGTGEEATFSKEEMAALLEMAEHGIHKLVAIQQEALGEIAEQMDERMKAQ, encoded by the coding sequence ATGAGAGTGGACGGACGTCAAAACAAGGAACTGAGACGTATACATATTCAAACAAATTATCTAAAGCACCCAGAAGGTTCGGTGCTAATTGAGGTAGGCGATACAAAGGTAATCTGTGCTGCGAGCATTGATGACCGAGTCCCTCCATTTATGCGAGGAGAGGGAAAGGGCTGGATTACAGCAGAATATGCAATGCTGCCTCGGGCGACAGAGCAGCGCACGATTCGGGAATCTAGCAAAGGAAAAGTGTCCGGCCGCACGATGGAAATTCAGCGTCTGATTGGGCGTGCACTGCGCGCTGTGGTGGATTTAGAAGCTCTCGGTGAGAAAACGGTCTGGATTGACTGTGATGTTATTCAAGCGGATGGCGGTACGAGAACGGCTTCAATTACTGGAGCGTTCGTTGCTATGGTATTAGCATTTCAAAAACTTGTAGAGAACGGAAAGCTTACGCACATTCCAGTTAAGGATTATTTAGCTGCAACATCTGTTGGTATCATTGACGAGCATGGTGTTGTACTCGACTTAAATTATACGGAAGATTCTGCAGCCAATGTCGATATGAATATTATCATGACAGGAAAAGGGCACTTTGTGGAAGTACAAGGAACAGGTGAGGAAGCAACATTCAGCAAAGAAGAAATGGCGGCTCTTCTAGAGATGGCTGAACACGGTATACATAAGCTCGTAGCCATTCAGCAAGAGGCACTGGGTGAAATTGCTGAACAAATGGATGAAAGGATGAAAGCACAATGA